The Macaca fascicularis isolate 582-1 chromosome 14, T2T-MFA8v1.1 genome contains the following window.
AGAGAGAGTGTCCTGTGGGCCAGCACCCCAGTTCTAACTCTGGGTCTGGGGGCAGAATGGTGGGACGACAAACTGCACGCCAGAGGCAGCTCCAGGTCTTGGGACTCCCTGCCGCCCAGCAAGAGGAAGAAGGCACCTCTGGTTTCTGGTATCCTTTCACCTAAGGTGGCCTAAAAGGTGGCAGGATGTTAGGGTCACCTCCAGACCTGGGGGAGAGGTTTGGAGGGGACATGGAGGACAGTCGCACTAGATGCACTTGTGGTTGCTTGGTGTCATGTGACCATGTCCAGGCAAATCCAGCTGTCAGCAATTTCTTACAGGGTCTTGGGTCTCTCTGGGCTATGTGGACCCTAGGAAAACAGAAACGggctaggctcagtggctcacatctatagtccgagcactttgggaggccaaggcaggtagattgcttgagcccaggagttcatttcgagaccaccttgggcaacatggtgaaacccgtctctagaaaaattagcaaaaattagccaggtgtggcggtgtgcatctatagtcccagctactctgaaggctgaggcaagagaattgcttgagcctgagagatcaaggctgcagcgagccatgatgtgccactgcactcgagcctgagTGAGGTTTGGCCTTTGAGGACTTTCCATCTCCTGGGGTTGTCTGAGCGGGTCCCCAGCTCTCCCTGGGGAGCCTTTGCTCATATCCCACCCTCCTCTTGGAAGTCCTGCCTGTCCTGACTGTCCAGGGCTCATGTCAAACGTTACCTCCTCTGTGAGGCCTCTCCGGTCTTACTCCAGTGCCTATGGCTTCACTCTCCTGTGTGTTCCTGTGCCCTACCATGGGGTGCCCACATCCCAGAGGGCACCAGCTGCCTCCGCCCCTCCCTAGGCAGGGTTAGCTTAAGCTTAGTCCAGGGCCTGCTGTGCTTTCATCTGTCCTGGCAGAGCTGAGTCCTCCTGTGCCCCTGAGGGCATTCCTGCAGCAGCCAGCCTTAGTCATTATGGCCACCTGGTGCTGGAGAGCAGgcccaggcagggagggaggaatcTGGAAGGCCGTGACTTGAGCGAATGAGAGGTGAAGGCATGGAGACATCAGGTAGGGAGCACTGTGGGGAAGGGGAGTTGTCTCTGAAGGGAGAAGCCCTGCGTCTGTCTTTGGATCGGGGAAGGGGCCAGGTCAGGGCTGTGCTGCAGGGTGAGATGGGATGGGCCTCAGCCAGCTGACCTCAAGACGAGGTGAGGGTGAGCAAGGGATGGGGAACAACACTTGGTGTCCTCCATGGACTTGGTTCCAGGAGGACCCTGGAACTGGGGGGAGAAGAGGTAGGAGGTGGAACCTGAGCTCGGACCCAGATCCTCAGCTCCCACTTCATGCTGTCTGCTGTACCCCCACTCCTGAATGTCAGGTGGGTGGCCCTGCCCTCGTCACCTGCCGCCTCCACTGGGCTTCCTTGACCCCCACCACAGGCCCATACATCGTGTACATGCTTCAAGAGATCGACATCCTGGAGGACTGGACGGCCATCAAAAAGGTGGGGCCGCTGCTGCCCATGTGCCCTGCCCCACCTCAGGGCCCCCCACCCTGGCAGCAGCTCTGCCATCTGCAGGCCTGGGAGTTCTCTGCTCACCAAGGCTCCCCCATCTTCAGCCCAGGGTCCCTGGATCGCAGTTGGCTCACAAGTCCTCTTGCTCAAGGCGGCCCTGGGAGAAGGGATTTCTAGTCTGTGTCAGCCCCTTCCTGTTCCAGGGCAGGTTttgatggggtgggaggggggaggggggcagggaggCGGGAGAGCCGTTGAGCTGGCCAGCGGTCAGGAGCATGGGAGCTCTGGCTTGGGGGGCCCTATGTTCCTGGCCCTGGGGGCATAGCACTAAGGCAGCAGCCCACACGCCacagaggtgggaggtggggcagggatTGCCAGGCTGTAGGTGGGCTCTCAGGGGGGCTTTTCTTCTCATCCACCCAGGCTAGGGCAGCTGTGTCCCCTCAGAAGAGAAAATCGGATGGTAAGAACTATGGCTGTTGTACGGCCTCCCCTGCCCGCCTTGCCATCACCTTCCCTCAGCTCAGCCTCCAGGAAGGAGCCCAGAGAGAGGCTGTGGCTGTGTCAGAATCAGTGGCCCAAGAAAGTTAGGATGGTCTAGATTTGAGGGGCTTGTGGGAGTTTGAGGAGCAGGAACCAGGATGGGGCTGGGGAAGCCTGGGTTGATGGAGCTCCCACTCAGGAGGGGTCAGGGAGGGCCGTGGAGCTGCCCAGGAGGCCTGTCCTGGGCCAGCCCAAAGTCACTCCGCTCAGTAAGTGGCTGCCCCCCTCCTTTCAGCTTCCTCACTGGTGACAGTTTTCTCCTTCCCACATACGCACAGGACCGTGACCCTGCTGTTCAGAGCCAGGGGGACCCTCAGAGCAGCTGGCACCGCACCCAGGATTCTCATCTTCCTGCTGCAGACAGGCAGACCCACAGGCCCCTCAGGGTCTGCCCAGCCAGGCTCCTGTGGTGCTGCTGGGCCCTCCCACTCCGCTGGCACTGGCCTGGActcctcctctgccctcctcGAGGCCTGCACAGCTGTGGCTGTGGAGCCGACCTGGCCAGGCAAGGCTGCTGTCTCCATCCCTGAGCCGCCTGCCACCTCCCGCTCCTGAAGATCCGCCTCTTGGGGCTCCCCTGACAGAGAAGACAGCTGAAGTCAAAGCCACATCCTCTTGCTGACCTTGGATGCAGGCTCTCCGGCCTCAGGGCCAGGGAGCCAGGCCCCACTGTGCAGGAACTCTGAGTCAGACGTGATATCTAGGGGGGCTGTCCAccctggctggggctggaggcGAGATGCCAGGCCCCCCAGGTTTTCTCAGGGCAGTTCTTGGTGTCTGCCTCTCAGATTTCAAGGACTAGAATTAAAACCTTTCCTGGGATTCTGGTGTGCCCCGTGTATGTGTGATTTACCTTGCAAGAGAATCAGGGCTTCTGTGGGGAGCACCTGAACCAGGCTGACTTCTGAGGTGCCTGCAGATTGCCACTCCTTGCACTGCCCAGCAGAGGCTGGAGCACTGTGCGTGGGGCCACactggggagggggaggtgggcgCTGGGCTGCCTGGCACTGGGCAGAGAACATATGGCGCCAGCGGAGTGCCTCGGGTGGGGAGGATGGGTGCGTGTGCTTGAAGCCTGGGTCATGTCTGCACCTGTCCCAGTTGCCTGGCAGATTGGCAAGGCAGGCTGGCAGAGCCTGCATGCGTAGGAGGCAGCCGGCAGCAGCACCATGTGCTAACGACCTCACAGCCAGACTCCCCCTGGTTAGTGCTGAGTGTCAGAACCACCCCCAGAACCTCAGTTAAGCAAATAGGTTGGTTTCCATGGAGACGTGGCATATTTTCTCCATGGCAACCTAAAATCCTAAAACCCATGTTCAGGAATGAGTCATCTATGGACAGTAGAGGGTGCTCTCCCACAAGGCTGACCTGAGGCCAGGGGCAGATGAGCAACTGACCACAGACCCAGAGGTGCCCCCAGAGTGTGGCTGGGGCCTGCGGGGACTGAGTCGGCCGTTTAACCACTTCCCGCCCACCTGTGCAATTTGAGGAgctggtgaggctgcaggagGCCCTGTGTGGAGGTGGCACCCCCCAGCTGGGGCCCTCAGAGCAGGGCTAGCACGGAGGGGATCCCTGACCCCCGAAGCAGGGTCCAGAACAGAGGAGGCAGGCACTGGCCAGGCGGGGTGGACACACAAGAGTTAACAGGCGGGTGTGACAGGCGGACCGCCCTCAGGAAGTGTTACTCACTGGGGATGTGCGTGCCTTGCCTTGGGGTTGGATTCTCTTCCTGAAGCCGAAGGAGCTCCCAGCCATGGAAAGCCCTGGAGAGTCAGGCACGGGCCCTCCGGGAGCCCCCAGCCCATCCAGCTTCACTCCTGGGCACCTGGAGACAGAAAAGTTAGTGAAGTTGGCAGGGCAGccaggtggggcagggaggggctgcGAGAAGAGGGTCTATCTGGGGATGGAGAAGGTGGGAAACCTGGGAGCGGGGAAGAGGAGAGCAAGGGTCCCAGCCCCTGGCTCCCTGCTCAGATCTGGATGCCCGCCCTCAGGCCAGCCCAGGACCCACTGTATGACGTGCCCAATGCCAGCGGCGGGCAGGCAGGCGGGCCACAGCGGCCGGGACGCGTTGTGAGCCTGCGGGAGCGCCTGCTGCTCACCCGGCCTGTGTGGCTGCAGCTGCAAGCCAACGCAGCCGCGGCACTGCACGTGCTGAGGACCGAGCCCCCGGGGGTGAGTCTTGCCCCCAACCTCCAGGGACTGGCCAgccaggggtgggagggagaagggtgGAATGCCAAGGTCCTGAGCTGCCTGAGCCCTATCCACTTGCAGACGTTCCTCGTGCGGAAATCTAACACCCGacagtgccaggccctgtgcatGCGACTGCCCGAAGCCAGCGGCCCCTCCTTCGTCTCCAGCCACTACATCCTGGAGAGCCCTGGCGGTGAGGGGCTGGCCTGGCAGGAAGGGGCTGGAAGGAGGGAGGTTCCCTAGAGAAGCACCTCACTTCCCTCCTCTCTCAGGCGTCTCCTTGGAGGGCTCGGAGCTCATGTTCCCAGACCTAGTCCAGCTCATCTGTGCCTACTGCCACACCCGGTGAGTCTGCCTGCAGGGTGCCCGGTGTCCACGGGCCCTGCTCCTTGGGACAGcccatcctccccacccccttcgGCCCTCACTCCCTTCTGCTCCCCTCTCTGGCCTCAGGGACATCCTTCTCCTCCCGCTGCAGCTCCCCAGAGCCATCCACCGTGCAGCCACCCACAAAGAGCTGGAGGCCATCTCCCATCTGGGCATTGGTAAGAGCTCCTTGCCACCCATTGCACAGATGAAAAggctgaggggaggggaaggcTCGCAGCACACGGCCCGAAGCCCATGCCTTTCCTTGGTTGGGAAACTTCCCCTAACCAATCCTGGAGGCCCCAGTTGGTTTCTTGTTCCCTAGAGTTCTGGAGCTCCTCCCTCAACATCAAGGCTCAGCGGGGCCCGGCTGGAGGCCCAGTGTTGCCCCAGCTGAAGGCCCGGTCCCCTCAAGAGCTGGACCAGGGCACCGGAGCCGCCTTGTGCTTCTTCAACCCCCTGTTCCCGGGGGACCTGGGGCCCACCAAGCGGGAGAAATTCAAGAGAAGCTTCAAAGTGCGCGTGTCCACAGAGACTTCCAGCCCCCTGTCTCCACCTGCCGTGCCGCCTCCCCCGGTCCCTGTGTTGCCAGGGGCAGTCCCCAGCCAGACAGAGCGGCTGCCCCCTTGCCAGTTGCTGCGGAGGGAGAGTTCAGTGGGGTACCGCGTGCCAGCAGGCGGTGACCCTAGCCTTCCGCCTATGCCCTCCCTCCAGGAGGTGGACTGCGGCTCCCCCAGCAGCTCCGAGGAGGAGGGGGCGCCAGGGTCCCGGGGGAGCCCAGCGACCTCACCCCACCTGGGCCGCCGGCGGCCTCTGCTTCGGTCCATGAGTGCCGCCTTCTGCTCCCTACTGGCGCCGGAGCGGCAGGTGGGCCGGGCCGCGGCGGCACTGATGCAGGACCGACACACAGCCGCAGGCCAGCTGGTGCAGGACCTACTGACCCAGGTGCGGGCCGGGCCTGAGCCCCAGGAGCTGCAGGGCATCCGTCAGGCACTGAGCCGGGCCCGGGCCATGCTGAGCGTGGAGCTGGGCCCTGAGAAGCTGCTGCCGCCTAAAAGGCTGGGTGAGGCTCCGTCTCTCCATAGCTCCAGCACTGCCCCATCCGACCCTCTGCTCCCCTCCACAGCGCCAGCCTGTCTGATTCTGTTCTGCTGCTTTACAAACCCACCCTGTCTTACCACTGTTCGAGAGAGTTCCATCCTCTCTCTCCCCAAACTCttctgtctcacccaggctacCTCCTCCTGCTTTCCTTGCCTCTCCTCCCCGATTCTACCCCTGCTCCCTTCTCCCCTGGCCTCTGTCCCCCATCTCCCCTGGCCTCTGTCCCCCATCTCCCCAGTCTTCCCCtgacccctccctgcccctcctctggCAGAACATGTCCTGGAGAAGTCATTGCATCGCTCTGTGCTCAAGCCTCTCCGGCCCATCCTGGCAGCCCGCGTGCGGCGCCGGCTTGCCGCAGACGGCTCCCTGGGCCGCCTAGCTGAGGGCCTCCGCCTGGCCCGGGCCCAGGGTCCCGGAGCTTTTGGGTCCCACCTGAGCCTGCCCTCCCCAGTAGAGATGGAGCAGGTGCGCCAGAAGTTGCTGCAGCTGCTCCGCACCTACTCACCCAGCGCCCAGGTGAAGCGGCTCCTGCAGGCCTGCAAGCTGCTCTACATGGCCCTGAGGACCCAGGAGGGTATGTCTCTGCCACCACCtcaccctgccctgcccctctgAGTTGGAGGTGGGACCCCCAGTGGCAGGTCCCCAGGACCCTGGAATGGCCCTGCGGGAGAGAATGAGCCCACCCTCCCATCTTGCAGATTgcgaaactgaggcccagagagcagTGCGTTCTCTCCGAAGCCCTGCCATGGTTGCTAGGCCATGGGGAGGGGTCACTGCCTAAAGCAAGGACTGCACCTGAAGCTTCTTCCTCTCACCATGTCCCCACAGGGGAGGACGCGGGTGCTGACGAGTTCCTGCCTCTGCTGAGCCTCGTCTTGGCCCACTGTGACCTTCCTGAGCTGCTGCTGGAGGCCGAGTACATGTCAGAGCTGCTGGAGCCCAGCCTGCTCACCGGAGAGGGTGAGGGACCCCCACCCACTTCCCTGCCTGGGTGGGCCCTGAATaagcagggaaggggagaggggatgggtgccccacacccagcctgagcCGTGTTATTCCACCCTGTGTCCCAGGTGGCTACTACCTGACCAGCCTGTCTGCCAGCCTGGCCTTGCTGAGTGGCCTGGGTCAGGCCCATACCCTCCCACTGAGTCCTTCGCAGGAGCTACGGCGctccctcagcctctgggagCAGCGCCGCCTGCCTGCCACCCACTGCTTCCAGGTAACAGGCCCTCCACCGTGTCCTCAGAGCCAGACACCATCCCCGCCTTTCACCTTCCTGTCCTTGGTGAAGAGTCCAGACTCTGTAGCCAGATCCCGGgttctaatcccagctctgccactgggTTGTGGggacttgggcaagttacttaactactttgtgcctcagttttctcatcagtacaATGGGGTAATAGGACCTACCTCGTGGGGTTGaggtaaagattaaatgagttaatgcaggAGAGTACTTGGGGCACAAAGTGTGCACTATCAAAGCTTCGTCTCAGGCTTGTGAGCTCCCCACTGGGCTGTCCTGCACCTTCAACTGTGGCCCACAAGCCGACCCCTGGAGCTCACAGAGCTTTTGCCACTTGGTTCTCCCACTGGATTTCCACCTCCCCACCCTGTCCCTGCACAGCCCACACTGGTCCCTCAGCTTTGGAGCCAGATGCATGCCAGTCAGGGCTGAGTACTTGTTTTTGCTTCTCCTCCTGCATAGCACCTCCTCCGAGTAGCCTATCAGGATCCCAGCAGTGGCTGCACCTCCAAGACCCTGGCCGTGCCCCCAGAGGCCTCGATCGCCACCCTGAACCAGCTCTGTGCCACCAAGTTCCGAGTGACACAGCCCAACACTTTTGGCCTCTTCCTGTACAAGGACCAGGGCTACCACCGCCTGCCCCCTGGAGCCCTGGCCCGCAGGCTGCCCACCACTGGCTACCTTGTCTACCGCCGGGCAGAgtggcctgagacccaggaggcTGCAACAGAggaggagggcagagggcagTCAGAGGCaaggagcagaggggaggagcAAGGGTGCCAGGGAGATGAGGACGCTGGGGTCAAAGCCAGCCCCAGGGACACTCGGGAAGAGTCTGACACAACTGCTGAAGGGGGCCAGGGTCGAGCCCGTGAAGGCCCTGCTCAGCCAGGGGAGCCAGAGGCAGAGGGAAGCCGGGCAGCAGAGGAGTAGCTTGAAGTGGCCAGAAGGGTCGTTTGGGGCGGGAGACCTTGCGCCTGCTGAGAAGTCCTTTTAGCGCCAGCAGCCCCACCCAGGGCCCTGTCCAGTGTCTGCCACCACCTTTGTCTGATACTTGTCTCCAGGGAAGCTGAGGGAACTGCCACATCTGAGGAACTGGAATAAAGATGAGGGGGCTCGGGGGACCCCCAGACTGTGTGCCCAAGGCCCCTTGCCTCTTGTTCTTCTCACCCAGCTGAGGGTGAGCCAGCCTGCAATGGGGAGTGTGCCAAGTGGGGGCGAATCTGATGGATGCCCAACCTCTGACATGGGGAGGGTAACAGTCTCGGCTCCTTTTACCCTTCCCCCCATGGGCGTGACTGAGTCAGGGCTCCACCCCAGTAGCCCCCACCAGGCTGAGACTTCCAGACCCTAAAAGGTTCCAATGGCTCCTAGGTGTCAGGAGGATTTAGAAAGGCCACGGaacagcaacaaaggctcagagccCACCCCTGTCCTGGACACCCGAAGGACCTGCACCTGCAAGCATCAGTactctcatctgtaaagtggggacaCTATTGCTGCCCTGCTCGGTTCCCAGAAGTGTTTCAGTGATCAAAATGGGTGATTTTGCACAAGCAGAgctcatggcagaaagggaaggagagagctgGGCTGCTAACTCTCTCCTGGAATCTACTCTCTGCCAGACAGGGCTCCCATCTGCTGACACCTAGTTATAGGAGGTTATTCCCCCGGAAATCAGGCCCTGGGGAGAAAGTACCCAAGTTACAGTCTCTCCCCAAGATTTGGAGTCCTCCCAGGCCCTCCAGCATCTCTGGGGAGATACACCAGCTGGCAGATAAGCTTCCAGAATGGAGAGGGGGCTCAGAAACCATGCTCTCTGCACTAAACTCTTGGCCGTCACAAAAGCTTTACCTGGCCGTGGCTTGTTGGGCCCACTGAGGTTCAGGAAAGTGACTCCCAGGATGTCATACAGCAAGTCCTTACAGGCTCCCCCACGCAAACCAGGGCAGCAGGTTCCAACTCCACCCTCCATTCTAAGTCACCCACAAAGGCCGGGGCAGCCCCCAAGGAAGCCCAGAGCAGGTAGCAAATCCAAACAAGGAAAAGTGCCGACGACCAACCACGAGGGGGCGTGCATGGCCAGGGAAGCTGCCGAGAGGGAAGCTGGCCACACAATGCTCACGGTACCCAGAGGTGAGGGCGCCTCCAAGGTTGTAGCAGCACAGGGGGTCCCTGGCAGCGTCAGGCAACCTGGGGACAGTGCAGGGACCGAGGCTGCTGGCCCCCAGGTCCCTTAGGTTCTGGGGTCTGGGTAAGGCCAGCCTCTCGTGGGCCATccccaggaaggaaggaattgtCCCCCCGTGGAGGACGACCCCAGAGGTTCTCTCCTCAGGCACTGAGCACAGAGGGACATCAGCCCACATTGTCAGACATGACAACTGGGAGGTAGAAATTGTGGACATTgcctttttgggtttttttgttt
Protein-coding sequences here:
- the RIN1 gene encoding ras and Rab interactor 1 isoform X4 — translated: MESPGESGTGPPGAPSPSSFTPGHLETEKPAQDPLYDVPNASGGQAGGPQRPGRVVSLRERLLLTRPVWLQLQANAAAALHVLRTEPPGTFLVRKSNTRQCQALCMRLPEASGPSFVSSHYILESPGGVSLEGSELMFPDLVQLICAYCHTRSPEPSTVQPPTKSWRPSPIWALEVDCGSPSSSEEEGAPGSRGSPATSPHLGRRRPLLRSMSAAFCSLLAPERQVGRAAAALMQDRHTAAGQLVQDLLTQVRAGPEPQELQGIRQALSRARAMLSVELGPEKLLPPKRLEHVLEKSLHRSVLKPLRPILAARVRRRLAADGSLGRLAEGLRLARAQGPGAFGSHLSLPSPVEMEQVRQKLLQLLRTYSPSAQVKRLLQACKLLYMALRTQEGEDAGADEFLPLLSLVLAHCDLPELLLEAEYMSELLEPSLLTGEGGYYLTSLSASLALLSGLGQAHTLPLSPSQELRRSLSLWEQRRLPATHCFQHLLRVAYQDPSSGCTSKTLAVPPEASIATLNQLCATKFRVTQPNTFGLFLYKDQGYHRLPPGALARRLPTTGYLVYRRAEWPETQEAATEEEGRGQSEARSRGEEQGCQGDEDAGVKASPRDTREESDTTAEGGQGRAREGPAQPGEPEAEGSRAAEE
- the RIN1 gene encoding ras and Rab interactor 1 isoform X1, which encodes MESPGESGTGPPGAPSPSSFTPGHLETEKPAQDPLYDVPNASGGQAGGPQRPGRVVSLRERLLLTRPVWLQLQANAAAALHVLRTEPPGTFLVRKSNTRQCQALCMRLPEASGPSFVSSHYILESPGGVSLEGSELMFPDLVQLICAYCHTRDILLLPLQLPRAIHRAATHKELEAISHLGIEFWSSSLNIKAQRGPAGGPVLPQLKARSPQELDQGTGAALCFFNPLFPGDLGPTKREKFKRSFKVRVSTETSSPLSPPAVPPPPVPVLPGAVPSQTERLPPCQLLRRESSVGYRVPAGGDPSLPPMPSLQEVDCGSPSSSEEEGAPGSRGSPATSPHLGRRRPLLRSMSAAFCSLLAPERQVGRAAAALMQDRHTAAGQLVQDLLTQVRAGPEPQELQGIRQALSRARAMLSVELGPEKLLPPKRLEHVLEKSLHRSVLKPLRPILAARVRRRLAADGSLGRLAEGLRLARAQGPGAFGSHLSLPSPVEMEQVRQKLLQLLRTYSPSAQVKRLLQACKLLYMALRTQEGEDAGADEFLPLLSLVLAHCDLPELLLEAEYMSELLEPSLLTGEGGYYLTSLSASLALLSGLGQAHTLPLSPSQELRRSLSLWEQRRLPATHCFQHLLRVAYQDPSSGCTSKTLAVPPEASIATLNQLCATKFRVTQPNTFGLFLYKDQGYHRLPPGALARRLPTTGYLVYRRAEWPETQEAATEEEGRGQSEARSRGEEQGCQGDEDAGVKASPRDTREESDTTAEGGQGRAREGPAQPGEPEAEGSRAAEE
- the RIN1 gene encoding ras and Rab interactor 1 isoform X2, whose product is MPALRPAQDPLYDVPNASGGQAGGPQRPGRVVSLRERLLLTRPVWLQLQANAAAALHVLRTEPPGTFLVRKSNTRQCQALCMRLPEASGPSFVSSHYILESPGGVSLEGSELMFPDLVQLICAYCHTRDILLLPLQLPRAIHRAATHKELEAISHLGIEFWSSSLNIKAQRGPAGGPVLPQLKARSPQELDQGTGAALCFFNPLFPGDLGPTKREKFKRSFKVRVSTETSSPLSPPAVPPPPVPVLPGAVPSQTERLPPCQLLRRESSVGYRVPAGGDPSLPPMPSLQEVDCGSPSSSEEEGAPGSRGSPATSPHLGRRRPLLRSMSAAFCSLLAPERQVGRAAAALMQDRHTAAGQLVQDLLTQVRAGPEPQELQGIRQALSRARAMLSVELGPEKLLPPKRLEHVLEKSLHRSVLKPLRPILAARVRRRLAADGSLGRLAEGLRLARAQGPGAFGSHLSLPSPVEMEQVRQKLLQLLRTYSPSAQVKRLLQACKLLYMALRTQEGEDAGADEFLPLLSLVLAHCDLPELLLEAEYMSELLEPSLLTGEGGYYLTSLSASLALLSGLGQAHTLPLSPSQELRRSLSLWEQRRLPATHCFQHLLRVAYQDPSSGCTSKTLAVPPEASIATLNQLCATKFRVTQPNTFGLFLYKDQGYHRLPPGALARRLPTTGYLVYRRAEWPETQEAATEEEGRGQSEARSRGEEQGCQGDEDAGVKASPRDTREESDTTAEGGQGRAREGPAQPGEPEAEGSRAAEE
- the RIN1 gene encoding ras and Rab interactor 1 isoform X5, producing MRLPEASGPSFVSSHYILESPGGVSLEGSELMFPDLVQLICAYCHTRSPEPSTVQPPTKSWRPSPIWALEVDCGSPSSSEEEGAPGSRGSPATSPHLGRRRPLLRSMSAAFCSLLAPERQVGRAAAALMQDRHTAAGQLVQDLLTQVRAGPEPQELQGIRQALSRARAMLSVELGPEKLLPPKRLEHVLEKSLHRSVLKPLRPILAARVRRRLAADGSLGRLAEGLRLARAQGPGAFGSHLSLPSPVEMEQVRQKLLQLLRTYSPSAQVKRLLQACKLLYMALRTQEGEDAGADEFLPLLSLVLAHCDLPELLLEAEYMSELLEPSLLTGEGGYYLTSLSASLALLSGLGQAHTLPLSPSQELRRSLSLWEQRRLPATHCFQHLLRVAYQDPSSGCTSKTLAVPPEASIATLNQLCATKFRVTQPNTFGLFLYKDQGYHRLPPGALARRLPTTGYLVYRRAEWPETQEAATEEEGRGQSEARSRGEEQGCQGDEDAGVKASPRDTREESDTTAEGGQGRAREGPAQPGEPEAEGSRAAEE
- the RIN1 gene encoding ras and Rab interactor 1 isoform X3 yields the protein MRLPEASGPSFVSSHYILESPGGVSLEGSELMFPDLVQLICAYCHTRDILLLPLQLPRAIHRAATHKELEAISHLGIEFWSSSLNIKAQRGPAGGPVLPQLKARSPQELDQGTGAALCFFNPLFPGDLGPTKREKFKRSFKVRVSTETSSPLSPPAVPPPPVPVLPGAVPSQTERLPPCQLLRRESSVGYRVPAGGDPSLPPMPSLQEVDCGSPSSSEEEGAPGSRGSPATSPHLGRRRPLLRSMSAAFCSLLAPERQVGRAAAALMQDRHTAAGQLVQDLLTQVRAGPEPQELQGIRQALSRARAMLSVELGPEKLLPPKRLEHVLEKSLHRSVLKPLRPILAARVRRRLAADGSLGRLAEGLRLARAQGPGAFGSHLSLPSPVEMEQVRQKLLQLLRTYSPSAQVKRLLQACKLLYMALRTQEGEDAGADEFLPLLSLVLAHCDLPELLLEAEYMSELLEPSLLTGEGGYYLTSLSASLALLSGLGQAHTLPLSPSQELRRSLSLWEQRRLPATHCFQHLLRVAYQDPSSGCTSKTLAVPPEASIATLNQLCATKFRVTQPNTFGLFLYKDQGYHRLPPGALARRLPTTGYLVYRRAEWPETQEAATEEEGRGQSEARSRGEEQGCQGDEDAGVKASPRDTREESDTTAEGGQGRAREGPAQPGEPEAEGSRAAEE
- the RIN1 gene encoding ras and Rab interactor 1 isoform X6, coding for MPSLQEVDCGSPSSSEEEGAPGSRGSPATSPHLGRRRPLLRSMSAAFCSLLAPERQVGRAAAALMQDRHTAAGQLVQDLLTQVRAGPEPQELQGIRQALSRARAMLSVELGPEKLLPPKRLEHVLEKSLHRSVLKPLRPILAARVRRRLAADGSLGRLAEGLRLARAQGPGAFGSHLSLPSPVEMEQVRQKLLQLLRTYSPSAQVKRLLQACKLLYMALRTQEGEDAGADEFLPLLSLVLAHCDLPELLLEAEYMSELLEPSLLTGEGGYYLTSLSASLALLSGLGQAHTLPLSPSQELRRSLSLWEQRRLPATHCFQHLLRVAYQDPSSGCTSKTLAVPPEASIATLNQLCATKFRVTQPNTFGLFLYKDQGYHRLPPGALARRLPTTGYLVYRRAEWPETQEAATEEEGRGQSEARSRGEEQGCQGDEDAGVKASPRDTREESDTTAEGGQGRAREGPAQPGEPEAEGSRAAEE
- the RIN1 gene encoding ras and Rab interactor 1 isoform X7 gives rise to the protein MSAAFCSLLAPERQVGRAAAALMQDRHTAAGQLVQDLLTQVRAGPEPQELQGIRQALSRARAMLSVELGPEKLLPPKRLEHVLEKSLHRSVLKPLRPILAARVRRRLAADGSLGRLAEGLRLARAQGPGAFGSHLSLPSPVEMEQVRQKLLQLLRTYSPSAQVKRLLQACKLLYMALRTQEGEDAGADEFLPLLSLVLAHCDLPELLLEAEYMSELLEPSLLTGEGGYYLTSLSASLALLSGLGQAHTLPLSPSQELRRSLSLWEQRRLPATHCFQHLLRVAYQDPSSGCTSKTLAVPPEASIATLNQLCATKFRVTQPNTFGLFLYKDQGYHRLPPGALARRLPTTGYLVYRRAEWPETQEAATEEEGRGQSEARSRGEEQGCQGDEDAGVKASPRDTREESDTTAEGGQGRAREGPAQPGEPEAEGSRAAEE